The Pseudomonas azadiae genome includes a window with the following:
- a CDS encoding phospholipid carrier-dependent glycosyltransferase yields MNKDRPPLLSPTIRRQSLGLGLLGLLLFIAGSWHQAIIGFDSRFVVFAQEMLRHGPGFFPTTYGQPYADYLATSTLLTWLLSLPTGQVTSLTAWLPTAIASASIVILIYRLTAPYSQRWGLLSIAILLLSSTFISETRAVSLDQMLAAIALAVFYLGYAHDHFAAAKRLHWLYLLLILGFAVRGPIGLVIPTGMLCSYYLLNRQWRQLISFGLLALALLVACVGLLLLMAKLSGGESFMQDVIRMQFLGRMDGSEGSSGVLYYFTSSLGNAAMAYPMALLVLLAMLISGRRAPGPALRLVGYCAAAGLLVMLGLSIPQAKKARYVLPMLPMAAIIAAYPFHVAHGRLFAGLRGLMLGLWTLVPTLLIASLLIARKRYPEQLNDLGWVFGALGALQALALLMLLKPRLRPVGPAFAAVLAVWGSYILVVEPLLRSVYDTRTFTLQVHEQVMQQRAPVVLHGLGKDAKAIKYMVNLDCDQVPLFTQKATDLKPIQGPAWLVMSEADYEGLADPRFRAITPTLSGEFDRNPYVLLHLDKTAQP; encoded by the coding sequence GTGAACAAAGATCGACCGCCCCTGCTGAGCCCGACGATCCGCCGCCAATCCCTCGGCTTGGGCTTGCTGGGGCTGTTGCTGTTTATCGCCGGCAGCTGGCACCAGGCGATCATTGGCTTCGACTCACGCTTCGTGGTGTTCGCCCAGGAAATGTTGCGCCACGGGCCAGGCTTCTTTCCCACCACGTACGGGCAGCCCTATGCGGACTACCTGGCCACGTCGACGCTGCTGACCTGGCTGCTGTCGTTACCCACCGGTCAAGTCACCAGCCTCACCGCCTGGTTACCCACGGCGATTGCCTCGGCGTCGATCGTCATCCTGATCTATCGCCTGACGGCGCCCTACTCCCAGCGCTGGGGCCTGTTGAGCATTGCGATACTGCTGCTGAGCAGCACGTTTATCAGCGAAACCCGCGCAGTGTCCCTCGACCAGATGCTGGCGGCGATTGCCTTGGCGGTGTTCTATTTGGGGTATGCCCATGACCACTTCGCTGCGGCTAAGCGCCTGCATTGGCTGTACCTGCTGCTGATCCTCGGCTTTGCGGTGCGAGGGCCGATTGGCCTGGTCATTCCAACGGGCATGCTGTGCAGTTACTACCTGCTCAACCGCCAATGGCGCCAGCTCATCAGTTTTGGCTTGTTGGCGCTGGCCTTGCTGGTGGCCTGTGTTGGCCTGCTGTTGCTGATGGCCAAGCTCAGCGGCGGCGAAAGCTTCATGCAGGACGTGATCCGCATGCAGTTTCTGGGGCGCATGGATGGCAGCGAAGGCTCCAGTGGCGTGCTGTATTACTTCACCAGCTCCCTGGGCAACGCCGCCATGGCGTATCCGATGGCCCTGCTGGTGTTGTTGGCCATGCTGATCAGCGGGCGACGAGCGCCGGGGCCGGCGTTGCGGCTGGTGGGGTACTGCGCGGCGGCGGGGCTGCTGGTCATGCTCGGCCTTTCCATCCCCCAGGCGAAAAAGGCGCGTTATGTGCTGCCGATGTTGCCCATGGCGGCGATTATTGCGGCGTATCCGTTCCACGTCGCGCACGGGCGGCTGTTCGCCGGGTTGCGTGGGCTGATGCTGGGGCTCTGGACGTTGGTGCCGACGCTATTGATCGCCAGCCTGTTAATCGCACGTAAGCGCTACCCGGAGCAATTGAACGATCTGGGCTGGGTGTTCGGCGCGCTTGGGGCGCTGCAGGCCTTGGCCCTGTTAATGCTGCTCAAACCGCGTCTGCGCCCGGTCGGCCCCGCGTTTGCAGCGGTATTGGCCGTGTGGGGCAGCTATATCCTGGTGGTCGAGCCGCTGCTGCGCAGCGTCTATGACACCCGCACCTTCACCCTCCAGGTACATGAACAGGTGATGCAGCAGCGGGCGCCGGTGGTGTTGCACGGTTTGGGCAAAGACGCCAAGGCCATCAAGTACATGGTCAACCTCGACTGCGACCAGGTGCCGTTGTTTACTCAAAAGGCTACGGACCTCAAACCCATCCAGGGGCCCGCCTGGCTGGTGATGAGCGAAGCGGACTATGAAGGTTTGGCAGACCCGCGCTTTCGCGCCATCACCCCGACGTTGTCCGGTGAGTTCGACCGCAACCCTTACGTGCTGCTGCACCTGGACAAGACTGCGCAACCTTAA
- the arnE gene encoding 4-amino-4-deoxy-L-arabinose-phosphoundecaprenol flippase subunit ArnE: protein MITLLLLLAACLLTCMGQVSQKFAVDSWRDLPDGWALKLRSPWLWSALACLGLGLLVWLLVLQRLEVGIAYPMLSLNFVLVTLVARFVFDEPIDGRHWLGVALVIAGVVLLGRQV from the coding sequence TTGATCACGCTGCTGCTGCTATTGGCCGCCTGCCTGCTGACCTGCATGGGCCAGGTGTCGCAGAAATTCGCCGTGGACAGCTGGCGCGACCTGCCGGATGGCTGGGCGCTGAAACTGCGCTCGCCCTGGTTGTGGTCGGCGCTTGCGTGCCTGGGCCTGGGCCTGCTGGTGTGGTTGCTGGTGTTGCAGCGCCTGGAAGTGGGCATTGCCTACCCCATGCTCAGCCTGAATTTTGTGCTGGTCACCCTGGTAGCGCGCTTTGTGTTTGATGAGCCCATTGATGGCCGCCACTGGCTCGGCGTGGCCCTGGTGATTGCCGGTGTCGTGCTGTTGGGGCGCCAGGTATGA
- a CDS encoding enoyl-CoA hydratase/isomerase family protein: MTAQVSSEARHAETLQDEVLAEVRNHIGHLTLNRPAGLNAITLPMVRSLASQLQAWADDPQVYAVVLRGTGDKAFCAGGDIRSLYDSFKNGDTLHQDFFVEEYALDLAIHHYRKPVLALMDGFVLGGGMGLVQGADLRVVTERSRLAMPEVAIGYFPDVGGSYFLPRVPGELGIYLGVTGVQIRAADALYCGLADWYLESARFADLDRKLDGLQWQGSPLKDLQGVLAKLAVQQLPDAPLAALRPAIDHFFALPDVASIVEQLQEVTVADSREWGLTTADLMKTRSPLAMAVTLEMLRRGRRLPLEQCFALELHLDRQWFERGDLIEGVRALIIDKDKRPRWNPSTLHELTPSQVQSFFDHFKKVVN, from the coding sequence ATGACTGCTCAGGTTTCATCCGAGGCACGCCACGCAGAAACGCTTCAGGACGAAGTGCTCGCCGAGGTCCGCAACCATATCGGCCACCTCACCCTCAACCGTCCCGCCGGCTTGAATGCCATAACGTTGCCAATGGTGCGCAGCCTGGCGTCCCAGCTACAGGCATGGGCCGATGACCCGCAGGTGTATGCCGTGGTGCTGCGCGGCACCGGCGACAAGGCGTTTTGCGCAGGCGGCGATATTCGCTCGCTGTACGACAGCTTCAAGAACGGCGATACCCTGCACCAGGACTTCTTCGTCGAGGAATACGCACTGGACCTGGCTATCCACCATTACCGCAAGCCGGTCCTGGCGTTGATGGACGGGTTCGTCCTGGGCGGCGGCATGGGCCTGGTGCAAGGCGCGGATCTACGTGTCGTCACTGAGCGCAGTCGCCTGGCGATGCCGGAAGTGGCCATCGGTTACTTCCCTGACGTGGGCGGCAGCTATTTCCTGCCGCGCGTTCCTGGCGAACTGGGGATCTACCTGGGTGTTACCGGGGTGCAGATCCGCGCCGCCGACGCGCTCTATTGCGGCCTGGCTGACTGGTACCTGGAAAGCGCCAGGTTCGCCGACCTCGACCGCAAGCTCGACGGCTTGCAGTGGCAAGGCTCGCCGCTCAAGGACCTGCAGGGCGTGCTGGCTAAACTCGCCGTGCAGCAACTGCCCGATGCGCCGCTGGCCGCCTTGCGCCCCGCCATCGACCACTTCTTCGCGTTGCCGGACGTAGCGAGCATCGTTGAACAGTTGCAGGAAGTGACCGTCGCCGACAGCCGCGAATGGGGGCTGACCACCGCTGACCTGATGAAAACCCGTTCGCCGCTGGCCATGGCCGTCACCCTGGAGATGCTGCGCCGTGGCCGTCGCCTGCCCTTGGAGCAGTGTTTCGCCCTGGAACTGCACCTGGACCGCCAATGGTTCGAACGCGGCGACCTGATTGAAGGCGTGCGCGCCTTGATCATCGACAAGGACAAGCGCCCGCGCTGGAACCCGTCCACTTTGCACGAGCTGACCCCGAGTCAGGTGCAAAGCTTCTTCGATCACTTCAAGAAGGTTGTGAATTAA
- the arnF gene encoding 4-amino-4-deoxy-L-arabinose-phosphoundecaprenol flippase subunit ArnF: MSRVRGFALALGSVGLVSAAQLGMRWSMTRLPLPNAWLSAFNNGGIDPGALGVVLLAIFAYALSMLCWLGALKHLPLGRAYSLLSVSYALVYLLAASLPVFNEEFSVSKTLGVALVIFGVLVINSRRASATSPRNAP; this comes from the coding sequence ATGAGCCGGGTCCGAGGTTTTGCCCTGGCGCTGGGCAGCGTCGGCCTGGTCAGTGCGGCCCAACTGGGTATGCGCTGGAGCATGACGCGCCTGCCGCTGCCCAACGCATGGCTGAGCGCGTTCAATAACGGCGGTATCGATCCCGGCGCCCTTGGCGTGGTGCTGCTGGCCATTTTCGCCTACGCCCTGTCGATGCTCTGCTGGCTCGGCGCGCTCAAGCATTTGCCTCTGGGCCGCGCCTATTCGCTGCTGAGCGTCAGCTATGCGCTGGTGTACCTGCTGGCGGCCAGCCTGCCGGTGTTCAACGAAGAATTTTCCGTTTCAAAGACCCTGGGGGTGGCGCTTGTCATCTTCGGTGTGTTGGTTATCAACTCTCGTCGTGCTAGCGCTACAAGTCCCAGGAATGCCCCATGA
- a CDS encoding UDP-glucose dehydrogenase family protein, whose translation MKISVFGSGYVGLVQATVLAEVGHDVICMDVDQNKVKLLQQGHVSIFEPGLAAMVKENLESGRLHFTFDEKLAVEHGEVLFIAVGTPSDEDGSADLKYVLSVGDAVARHRRDPVILVEKSTVPVGTGDTLRAHIEKALHLAGRHLEFDIVSNPEFLKEGSAVADCRRPDRIIIGCEREAVREVMRDLYAPFNRNHDRIIFMDLRSAELTKYAANCMLATKISFINQIAELAEHLGADIEAVRLGIGADSRIGYHFIYPGCGYGGSCFPKDMRALIHSAKQANCSSDLLEAVEAINQRQKSKLFERINAFFQGNLRGKTFALWGLAFKPNTDDMRDAPSRVLMEALWAAGANVRAFDPEAMQETQRLYADETRLMLMGTPESTLTGADALIVCTEWQQFKAPDFDLIHQRLKTPVIFDGRNLYDGERLARKGFQYYPIGRGDSCQLPIPQQQWLAQLPQVVEA comes from the coding sequence ATGAAAATCAGTGTATTTGGTAGTGGTTACGTCGGCCTGGTGCAGGCCACTGTATTGGCCGAGGTGGGTCACGACGTCATTTGCATGGACGTCGACCAGAACAAGGTCAAGCTGCTGCAGCAGGGCCATGTGAGCATCTTCGAGCCGGGGCTGGCGGCGATGGTGAAGGAGAACCTGGAGAGCGGGCGTCTGCACTTCACCTTTGACGAAAAGCTGGCCGTCGAGCACGGCGAGGTACTGTTTATCGCCGTGGGTACGCCTTCGGACGAAGATGGCTCGGCGGACCTGAAGTACGTGCTGTCGGTAGGCGATGCAGTGGCCCGGCACCGCAGGGATCCGGTGATCCTGGTGGAGAAATCCACCGTGCCCGTCGGCACCGGCGACACCCTGCGCGCGCACATCGAAAAGGCCCTGCACCTGGCCGGCCGGCACCTGGAGTTCGATATCGTCTCCAACCCGGAGTTTCTCAAGGAAGGCTCGGCCGTTGCCGACTGCCGCCGCCCGGACCGCATCATCATCGGTTGTGAGCGCGAAGCAGTGCGCGAGGTGATGCGCGACCTGTACGCCCCGTTCAACCGCAACCATGACCGCATCATCTTCATGGACCTGCGCAGCGCCGAGCTGACCAAATACGCCGCCAACTGCATGCTGGCCACCAAGATCAGCTTTATCAACCAGATCGCCGAATTGGCCGAACACCTGGGCGCCGACATCGAAGCCGTGCGCCTTGGCATCGGCGCCGACTCGCGCATCGGTTACCACTTCATCTACCCCGGCTGCGGCTACGGCGGCTCATGCTTCCCCAAGGACATGCGCGCGCTGATCCACAGCGCCAAACAGGCCAACTGCTCCAGCGATTTGCTCGAGGCGGTGGAAGCCATCAACCAGCGCCAGAAGAGCAAGCTGTTCGAACGCATCAATGCGTTCTTTCAGGGCAACCTGCGCGGCAAGACCTTTGCCCTGTGGGGCCTGGCGTTCAAGCCCAACACCGACGACATGCGCGATGCACCCAGCCGCGTGCTGATGGAAGCGTTGTGGGCCGCTGGCGCCAATGTCCGCGCCTTCGACCCGGAAGCCATGCAGGAAACCCAGCGCCTCTACGCGGACGAAACGCGCCTGATGCTGATGGGTACGCCGGAATCGACCTTGACCGGTGCCGATGCGCTGATCGTCTGCACTGAATGGCAACAGTTCAAGGCGCCGGACTTCGACCTGATCCACCAGCGCCTGAAAACCCCGGTGATCTTCGACGGACGTAACCTCTACGACGGCGAACGCCTGGCGCGCAAGGGCTTCCAGTATTACCCGATCGGCCGTGGCGATTCCTGCCAGTTGCCGATTCCCCAGCAGCAATGGCTGGCGCAGTTGCCGCAGGTTGTGGAAGCCTGA
- a CDS encoding cytochrome P450 has product MALQTPPDFSDPKIIRDPYPAFAWLRTHDPVHWCEHHKAWLLTRFADVSAAQVDAKRYSSNRMRQLADAQLSKAKRAVLEPFVKKASRWMYSKDGKEHEAGRKVLGKTFSPSSIEALGGAIRKIVDNQLKQLSPRPEMMVELFNKIPALILAHLFRIPARDALKIRGWTDAIIVCMVGSTDPAYGPKEALQAIEEMYAYFSRLIDQRRLAPGNDLVSHVIAAAEASGMSEEDGLAQLAFVLVAATTTSADQLGIILFYLLNKPGRWTAVREHPDALLDAAIEEALRICPAGQLSHRVLTEDVALHGKTMRQGDLVFLVRAAANRDPAHFSRPDQFILNRKKQDHLAFGRGPHFCMGRLLFKLEANILFSALLRRFPHMHLIKGQPPQWRDNSVQFRGLSRIQVDLAPAADAITRCFSAAPWEKKGGYCRALRAGNLIMTSGTVAFDERGKPFAEGDVYGQTWRCLEIIEAALKQLGIDRTRVVATRMYTTDMELWREILKAHKKFFNNCEPTTMLLCVKALIAPQFLIEIETQAVVGQS; this is encoded by the coding sequence ATGGCACTCCAGACCCCACCTGATTTTTCCGATCCGAAAATCATTCGCGATCCCTACCCGGCCTTCGCCTGGTTGCGCACGCACGACCCGGTGCACTGGTGCGAGCACCACAAGGCTTGGCTGCTCACCCGGTTCGCTGACGTCAGCGCCGCGCAGGTGGATGCTAAACGTTACTCATCCAATCGCATGCGCCAACTGGCGGACGCACAGTTATCCAAGGCAAAACGCGCGGTGCTGGAACCTTTTGTCAAGAAAGCGTCCCGCTGGATGTATTCGAAGGACGGCAAGGAGCATGAGGCAGGGCGTAAAGTCCTGGGCAAAACCTTCAGCCCGAGTTCTATCGAGGCGCTTGGCGGTGCGATTCGCAAGATTGTCGACAACCAGCTGAAGCAGTTGAGCCCTCGTCCGGAAATGATGGTTGAGCTGTTCAACAAGATCCCCGCATTGATTCTGGCGCATTTATTCAGGATTCCAGCGCGTGATGCTTTGAAAATCAGGGGTTGGACCGACGCCATTATCGTGTGCATGGTGGGCAGCACCGACCCGGCTTACGGCCCCAAAGAGGCGTTGCAGGCCATCGAAGAGATGTACGCCTATTTTTCGCGGCTCATTGATCAACGCCGACTTGCACCCGGAAACGACCTGGTCAGTCATGTCATTGCCGCCGCCGAAGCGTCGGGCATGAGCGAGGAAGACGGCCTGGCCCAACTGGCATTCGTCCTGGTTGCGGCCACCACCACCAGTGCCGACCAATTGGGCATCATCTTGTTCTACCTGCTGAACAAGCCTGGAAGGTGGACGGCAGTCAGAGAGCATCCTGATGCGCTGCTGGACGCGGCTATCGAAGAGGCATTGCGCATTTGCCCGGCCGGCCAGCTCAGTCATCGAGTGCTGACTGAGGACGTGGCACTGCACGGTAAAACGATGCGCCAAGGCGATTTGGTGTTTCTGGTGCGGGCGGCAGCCAACCGCGATCCCGCACACTTTTCCCGCCCTGATCAGTTCATCTTGAATCGCAAGAAGCAGGACCACTTGGCTTTTGGGCGCGGCCCGCATTTCTGCATGGGGCGGCTGCTGTTTAAACTGGAGGCCAACATTCTGTTTAGCGCCTTGCTGCGGCGTTTTCCGCACATGCATCTTATTAAAGGGCAGCCGCCGCAGTGGCGTGACAACAGCGTGCAGTTTCGTGGCTTGAGTCGGATTCAAGTGGATTTGGCTCCCGCCGCCGATGCTATTACCCGTTGTTTTTCCGCGGCGCCCTGGGAAAAGAAAGGTGGCTACTGCCGTGCGCTGCGCGCCGGCAACCTCATCATGACCAGCGGCACCGTCGCGTTCGATGAGCGAGGCAAGCCATTCGCCGAGGGCGATGTCTATGGTCAGACCTGGCGATGCCTGGAGATCATCGAAGCGGCGCTCAAACAACTGGGCATCGATCGTACCCGCGTGGTTGCCACGCGCATGTACACCACCGACATGGAGCTGTGGCGCGAAATCCTCAAGGCCCACAAGAAGTTTTTCAACAACTGCGAACCCACGACGATGTTGCTCTGCGTAAAGGCGCTGATAGCACCTCAATTCCTGATTGAAATCGAGACCCAGGCCGTGGTTGGCCAATCATGA
- a CDS encoding acyl-CoA dehydrogenase family protein: MDATLKALFSSSLFEPRQRHQLDLQAYMDLTIQRMHAIFDSGAINNELWLGQSRQRAFAKLCEIMGWLGAFDYALHSSIVDHMIAVDALFNHASPRQVARYREEALRLRKVYAFGCTEVGVGTDVRNVQTQVTYDRKRHCLVLHSPSPEACKCWIGNALRAAQVVMVIARLMVDGEDQGHHWFRVKIRKRENGRLQEGVRVMACDPKGGIHANQVAAIRFDQMELPVDALLQRHAHFTPKGVFVSDLPLGDRFIHSLKTFLQERLLFMAGIRHSAGLAAHLGYRFARHRLIHGAGGREPLLRQPLFRQRLYAIQLKALALKYLEQAVRKRFEAHWAQPQRRKELHLLAAQNKSVGAWLGIEVIGLSRELCGSQGFHHYNQIVTQRMDCEVANTFAGDSSVMAYQIIKDALARPRFVGSTPTNLGQWVEAKIVSQCAEADGYTHQQAVGMAYARALDLIIQEVEGQRRLDSETLGDLIQVLRPPLHAWLDAGADSLSQHASQKQVVRLAGLLRPPRALVSAMIDKPDYIRQFTRSLYEEQ, encoded by the coding sequence ATGGACGCCACTTTAAAAGCGCTGTTCAGTTCATCGCTGTTTGAGCCAAGACAACGACATCAGCTCGACCTTCAGGCCTATATGGACCTGACCATCCAGCGCATGCATGCGATTTTTGATAGCGGCGCCATCAATAATGAGCTGTGGCTGGGGCAGTCGCGGCAACGGGCGTTCGCCAAGCTCTGCGAAATCATGGGTTGGCTGGGGGCATTCGATTACGCGCTGCACTCCTCGATCGTCGACCATATGATCGCCGTCGATGCGCTGTTCAACCACGCCAGCCCCCGCCAAGTGGCGCGCTATCGCGAAGAGGCCCTGCGCCTGCGCAAGGTCTATGCCTTCGGCTGTACGGAAGTGGGCGTGGGCACCGACGTGCGCAATGTGCAAACCCAAGTGACGTACGATCGTAAGCGGCACTGCCTGGTGCTCCATTCCCCCTCCCCCGAAGCCTGCAAATGCTGGATCGGCAATGCGTTGCGTGCGGCGCAGGTGGTGATGGTGATTGCACGCCTGATGGTGGATGGCGAGGACCAGGGGCATCACTGGTTTCGCGTGAAGATTCGTAAACGGGAAAACGGCCGCCTGCAAGAGGGTGTCCGGGTGATGGCCTGCGATCCCAAGGGCGGTATTCACGCCAATCAGGTCGCCGCGATCCGCTTCGACCAGATGGAACTCCCGGTCGATGCCCTGCTGCAACGGCACGCACACTTTACCCCCAAAGGTGTCTTTGTCAGTGACCTGCCATTGGGTGATCGCTTCATCCATTCGTTGAAGACCTTCCTTCAGGAGCGGCTGTTGTTCATGGCGGGCATTCGCCACAGCGCGGGCCTGGCGGCGCATCTGGGCTATCGGTTTGCCCGGCATCGGCTGATCCACGGGGCAGGTGGCCGCGAGCCACTCTTGCGTCAACCGCTGTTCCGCCAGCGCCTCTACGCCATACAGCTCAAAGCCTTGGCGCTCAAGTACCTGGAGCAAGCGGTACGCAAGCGCTTCGAGGCGCATTGGGCGCAGCCCCAACGACGTAAGGAGCTGCACCTATTGGCGGCACAGAACAAGTCAGTCGGCGCCTGGCTGGGGATCGAGGTGATCGGCCTGTCCCGCGAGCTGTGCGGCTCCCAAGGTTTTCACCACTACAACCAGATCGTCACGCAGCGCATGGACTGCGAAGTCGCCAATACCTTTGCCGGTGACAGCTCAGTGATGGCCTACCAGATCATCAAGGATGCGTTGGCGCGGCCACGCTTTGTCGGTAGCACGCCGACCAATCTTGGCCAGTGGGTAGAAGCGAAGATTGTCTCGCAATGCGCCGAGGCCGACGGGTATACCCATCAACAAGCCGTGGGCATGGCCTACGCGCGGGCGCTGGACCTGATCATCCAGGAAGTCGAAGGCCAGCGGCGGCTGGATAGCGAAACGCTTGGCGACCTGATCCAGGTGTTGCGCCCACCGTTGCATGCCTGGCTGGATGCCGGTGCCGATAGCCTCAGCCAGCATGCCAGCCAAAAACAGGTTGTGCGCCTGGCCGGCCTGCTCAGGCCGCCACGTGCGCTGGTCAGCGCGATGATCGATAAGCCTGACTACATCCGTCAATTCACGCGCTCACTGTATGAGGAGCAATGA
- a CDS encoding type VI secretion system contractile sheath small subunit: MPFLHAKPGGKLASVRYLLTATGHGWQQGREDDAVPDDVSLDNASLARAEVGVGYVPLPPLERLRGLRDALVALKGPLANEPGLQENLQRRFLDEDTRNRVLGKVCRHCPTEAVTTHYFCT, translated from the coding sequence TTGCCTTTCCTGCACGCAAAACCCGGCGGTAAACTCGCCTCGGTGCGGTATTTATTGACCGCCACCGGCCATGGGTGGCAACAAGGACGAGAGGATGACGCCGTGCCAGATGATGTTTCGTTAGACAACGCCTCACTGGCCCGCGCCGAAGTGGGTGTCGGTTACGTGCCGTTACCGCCGCTGGAGCGCCTGAGAGGGTTGCGCGATGCCCTGGTGGCCTTGAAGGGCCCGCTGGCCAATGAACCGGGGCTCCAGGAAAACCTTCAAAGACGCTTTCTGGATGAAGACACCCGAAACCGCGTGCTCGGTAAAGTCTGTCGTCATTGTCCGACGGAGGCCGTTACAACTCACTATTTTTGCACTTGA
- a CDS encoding alpha/beta hydrolase — protein MNVAHERQAVRDAVVMRVSDITLTTQGRPVPVRLYRPAHPDPAPVLMFFHGGGWVAGDLDTHDSFCRVMCEWAGCAVVAVHYARPPEHRFPRAVEDCYAATEWIAREGADLGLAPSRMAVAGGGSGGGLAAVICQIARDLGGPDIKFQLLLYPLLDCLARNRSREQFAEGFGLTAEKLEGYVSHYLPPGIPRSHPWLSPARADRLDGLPTALIITAGCDLLRDEGRAFARRLKKAGVPVCHKAYAGMCHGFINYPGANPQARRAILLCAEALASHFTEAGTSA, from the coding sequence ATGAACGTGGCCCATGAGCGCCAGGCGGTACGCGATGCAGTGGTCATGCGGGTAAGCGATATCACTCTGACCACTCAGGGCCGGCCGGTGCCGGTGAGGCTGTATCGGCCGGCGCATCCGGATCCGGCGCCGGTGCTGATGTTCTTCCACGGGGGCGGCTGGGTCGCGGGCGACCTGGACACCCACGACAGCTTCTGCCGAGTCATGTGCGAGTGGGCCGGCTGCGCGGTGGTGGCGGTGCACTATGCCCGCCCGCCCGAGCATCGCTTTCCCCGGGCAGTGGAAGACTGTTACGCCGCTACCGAATGGATTGCACGCGAAGGCGCCGACCTGGGGCTGGCCCCCTCACGCATGGCCGTCGCAGGGGGCGGTTCGGGGGGGGGCTTGGCTGCCGTGATTTGCCAGATTGCCAGGGATCTGGGAGGACCCGACATTAAGTTTCAGTTGCTGCTGTACCCGTTGCTGGATTGCCTGGCGCGCAATCGCTCCCGAGAGCAGTTCGCCGAGGGCTTCGGCCTGACGGCTGAAAAGCTGGAGGGGTATGTGAGCCATTACCTGCCACCAGGCATTCCCCGGAGTCACCCCTGGCTGTCGCCTGCACGGGCCGATCGCCTTGACGGTTTGCCTACTGCGCTGATCATCACCGCCGGCTGTGACCTGCTGCGCGATGAAGGACGTGCCTTCGCGCGCCGCCTGAAAAAAGCCGGTGTGCCGGTGTGCCACAAGGCGTACGCCGGTATGTGCCACGGTTTTATCAACTACCCTGGCGCGAACCCACAGGCCAGACGCGCCATCCTGCTCTGCGCCGAAGCGTTGGCGAGCCATTTCACGGAGGCCGGCACCTCTGCATAA
- a CDS encoding HPP family protein, producing the protein MLARWFPAAINTRPAEWSRAAIGMALGTLFSVWLCSKVFGMDVALHLLGPLGASAVLLFAVSSGALAQPWSIIGSYLCAGVVALLVTRVLGPSLGGACLAAGMTVVVMCWLRCLHPPAGGLAMTLVLADPASAALGWYELGAVLLGAGGLLACALAYNNATRTRYPKGAAEPAPALLVNPNAGSDPAITAADLKLALAEMEQFYDVEPSELEQLIHAAETHARRRSIGEVLASRVV; encoded by the coding sequence ATGCTCGCTCGCTGGTTCCCCGCTGCTATCAACACCCGCCCCGCCGAATGGAGCCGTGCCGCCATCGGTATGGCCCTGGGCACCCTGTTCAGTGTCTGGCTGTGCTCCAAAGTGTTTGGCATGGACGTCGCGCTGCACCTGCTCGGCCCGCTCGGCGCGTCGGCCGTGTTGTTGTTCGCCGTCTCATCCGGTGCGTTGGCGCAGCCTTGGTCGATCATCGGCAGCTACCTGTGCGCGGGTGTGGTGGCCTTGCTGGTTACCCGCGTGCTCGGCCCATCCCTGGGCGGCGCTTGCCTGGCGGCGGGCATGACGGTGGTGGTGATGTGCTGGCTGCGCTGCCTGCACCCGCCGGCCGGTGGCCTGGCCATGACCCTGGTATTGGCCGACCCCGCCTCCGCCGCCCTCGGCTGGTACGAACTGGGCGCCGTGCTGCTGGGCGCCGGTGGCTTGCTGGCCTGCGCGCTGGCTTACAACAACGCCACCCGCACGCGCTATCCCAAAGGCGCTGCCGAACCAGCCCCCGCACTCCTGGTCAACCCCAACGCCGGCAGCGACCCCGCCATCACCGCCGCCGATCTGAAGCTGGCGCTGGCCGAAATGGAGCAGTTCTACGACGTCGAGCCCAGCGAGCTTGAACAACTGATCCACGCCGCTGAAACGCACGCCAGGCGCCGCAGCATCGGGGAAGTGCTGGCCAGTCGGGTGGTATGA